One window from the genome of Myxococcales bacterium encodes:
- a CDS encoding YihA family ribosome biogenesis GTP-binding protein, which produces MRAQFVISAAAPDQFPAAGAPEIVFAGRSNVGKSSLINDLTGHGGLARASKTPGRTRLINWFAVTPKPTMPLQFVDLPGYGYAAVPLDMRASWQPLIEALLEGTRPIALVLVLIDMRRGLGEEEQDFLEWLAERKLASHVVLTKADKLSKSERGVVTAQLKRQLGGGVGVTAFSTLDQFGRDELWSAIFRAAKPRRAG; this is translated from the coding sequence ATGCGCGCCCAGTTTGTCATTTCCGCGGCGGCCCCTGACCAATTTCCGGCGGCCGGCGCACCGGAAATCGTGTTTGCGGGGCGGTCAAACGTTGGCAAGTCGTCGCTGATCAACGACCTTACGGGGCATGGCGGGCTAGCGAGGGCCTCCAAAACGCCGGGGCGGACGCGGCTCATCAATTGGTTTGCGGTGACGCCCAAGCCGACCATGCCGCTGCAATTCGTCGATCTGCCGGGGTATGGCTATGCGGCGGTGCCGCTCGATATGCGAGCGTCGTGGCAACCGCTCATTGAAGCGTTGCTGGAAGGGACCCGCCCCATTGCGCTCGTGCTGGTGCTCATCGATATGCGCCGGGGCCTGGGCGAAGAGGAACAGGATTTTCTCGAGTGGCTCGCCGAGCGAAAGCTGGCAAGCCACGTCGTGCTCACCAAGGCCGATAAGCTGAGCAAGTCCGAGCGTGGCGTGGTGACCGCGCAGCTAAAGCGCCAGCTAGGCGGCGGTGTGGGCGTGACGGCCTTCTCGACGCTCGATCAATTTGGGCGCGACGAATTGTGGAGCGCGATCTTTCGCGCCGCTAAGCCGAGGCGTGCGGGCTAG
- a CDS encoding FHA domain-containing protein: protein MISCHRCGKTDNQDHYKFCLGCGASLQAAAPGHERLGTSPVAGAAAGVAMMPPAAVAGAVPAIVAPPAAAATPGPRPCPTCATEVPATFRFCGSCGHKMDIAPAVPTLERTPGVAASPSPAVAAAPKPTSLLTLIRPDGSEGGTHPLSSGDNQLGRNHGAIFASDGYLSPTHAELAIGPQGATIRDLGSLNGVFIKMRDEEEIVPGQVIRIGQELLRFDIVPPAEPGPDGTEVMGSPNPGYWGKLSAIIGRGVDGAAYPLLAETTNIGRERGDINFPQDGYVSGLHAKLSLRAGRVFLQDLGSSNGTFLRVHGERRLTNETFLLLGQQLFRLSL from the coding sequence ATGATCAGCTGTCATCGATGCGGGAAAACCGACAACCAAGATCACTACAAGTTCTGCCTTGGATGTGGCGCGAGCTTGCAGGCCGCGGCCCCTGGCCACGAGCGGCTTGGGACCAGTCCCGTCGCAGGCGCGGCAGCCGGGGTCGCGATGATGCCTCCCGCCGCCGTCGCCGGCGCGGTGCCAGCCATCGTCGCGCCACCAGCGGCGGCGGCCACGCCCGGCCCACGCCCATGTCCAACCTGCGCAACCGAGGTCCCGGCGACGTTTCGCTTTTGTGGCTCCTGTGGTCACAAAATGGACATCGCGCCCGCGGTGCCGACGCTGGAGCGCACGCCCGGCGTTGCCGCAAGCCCCTCGCCCGCGGTCGCGGCCGCACCCAAGCCGACCAGCCTGCTTACGCTTATCAGGCCTGATGGCAGCGAAGGTGGCACCCACCCCCTTAGCAGCGGCGACAACCAACTCGGTCGCAACCACGGCGCGATTTTTGCGAGCGATGGCTACCTCTCACCGACACATGCCGAGTTGGCAATCGGACCGCAAGGCGCGACCATTCGCGACCTCGGCAGCCTCAACGGCGTGTTCATCAAGATGCGCGACGAAGAAGAAATCGTCCCTGGCCAAGTGATTCGTATCGGCCAGGAGTTGTTGCGGTTTGACATCGTGCCCCCTGCCGAACCCGGCCCTGACGGCACCGAAGTGATGGGCAGCCCAAACCCCGGGTATTGGGGCAAGCTCTCGGCGATTATAGGCCGCGGCGTCGACGGCGCGGCGTATCCGCTGCTTGCGGAAACGACCAACATTGGCCGCGAACGCGGTGACATTAACTTTCCGCAGGATGGCTATGTTTCGGGCCTGCATGCCAAGCTCTCGCTGCGCGCAGGCCGCGTCTTCTTGCAAGATCTCGGCAGCTCCAACGGCACGTTTCTCCGCGTCCATGGCGAGCGCCGCCTGACCAACGAAACGTTTTTGTTGCTCGGCCAGCAGCTGTTTCGCTTGTCGCTATAA
- a CDS encoding GNAT family N-acetyltransferase, translating into MTSLVVAPANVFDVPAMVALEIEVFARASPHVTPAVVADARYAHWIARLAEGAKADGQAAQLAGFLQAMWLPDRLDILSVATAAHARRQRCATRLVGAAIEAASAARATSVTLEVAAQNAAARALYASLGFTEDGLRRGYYPAAAGGPADDAILMSVRL; encoded by the coding sequence ATGACCTCGTTGGTGGTTGCGCCTGCCAATGTGTTCGATGTGCCGGCGATGGTGGCCTTAGAGATCGAGGTGTTCGCCCGAGCCTCGCCACACGTGACGCCGGCCGTGGTAGCTGACGCTCGCTATGCGCACTGGATCGCGCGGCTAGCAGAAGGTGCGAAGGCCGACGGCCAGGCGGCGCAGCTTGCAGGTTTTTTACAAGCGATGTGGCTGCCAGACCGGCTAGACATTCTGTCCGTTGCGACCGCCGCGCACGCTCGCCGCCAGCGGTGCGCGACGCGTCTGGTGGGGGCTGCAATCGAAGCGGCAAGCGCGGCCCGTGCAACGTCGGTGACACTTGAAGTCGCGGCGCAGAACGCCGCGGCGCGGGCGCTTTACGCAAGCCTTGGGTTTACCGAAGATGGGCTACGTCGCGGTTATTATCCTGCGGCTGCCGGTGGCCCCGCGGATGATGCAATCTTGATGTCAGTGCGGCTGTAA
- a CDS encoding methyltransferase domain-containing protein translates to MADSEGKAEGKPDAPSGLVSDIGTNLENMNTSQRRRRKLARSSELTKPRTVTHPMIVAAIDDPGLVVSMAYGAAAMNGAVTAPAVAHAPIAADPPYDQSNPDGIAQPTSFGDSNERTMEIEMSQVAVISPPRTSTFSLAEDEYEELEDGATSKEIAVDAPGHAVNVATATPSPAVPPALPRAVTNRDFEGKDLVRPASAVATPPPSPPAPPVRPPPAPKRPEARSAALAAAATAEPRPKKKPHAKPWFEEVFEEDYLRTLPFLTPKATQAEAVFIMQSLGLQPGASVLDVGSGYGRHALELAARGMQVVAFDLSLPLLLRGADEAERRGLAVQFVHGDMRDLDFDAQFDGAYCWFSTFGYFDDDNNRKTAANICRALKPGARVVIEVLNRDYIVSDLPTRVWWEGDGCVVLEEVEFNYFTSRLQSSRSVVFDDGRQLEQELSIRSYSLHELGKLLHAAGFKVVDVSGNLATPGRFLGPLSRHLIVVAEKRVDADAVAPSEKKADRE, encoded by the coding sequence ATGGCCGATTCTGAGGGCAAAGCCGAAGGCAAACCAGATGCGCCAAGCGGCTTGGTTTCAGATATCGGGACCAATCTCGAGAACATGAATACGTCGCAACGGCGGCGGCGCAAGCTGGCGCGCAGCAGCGAGCTGACCAAGCCGCGCACGGTGACGCACCCTATGATTGTGGCGGCAATCGACGATCCAGGCCTGGTGGTTTCAATGGCGTATGGCGCCGCCGCGATGAACGGCGCCGTCACCGCGCCCGCCGTGGCCCACGCGCCCATCGCGGCCGACCCGCCCTATGATCAGTCGAACCCCGATGGGATTGCCCAGCCCACCAGTTTCGGCGATTCAAACGAACGCACCATGGAGATCGAAATGTCGCAGGTGGCGGTGATTAGCCCGCCCCGCACGTCGACATTTTCGTTGGCTGAAGACGAGTATGAGGAGTTAGAGGACGGCGCGACCTCAAAGGAAATTGCCGTGGACGCGCCCGGGCACGCCGTGAACGTCGCCACCGCCACACCTTCACCGGCAGTGCCGCCGGCCTTGCCACGCGCCGTCACCAATCGTGACTTTGAGGGCAAAGATTTGGTGAGGCCGGCCTCCGCGGTTGCAACGCCGCCGCCCTCACCGCCGGCACCGCCGGTGAGGCCGCCACCGGCACCAAAACGCCCCGAGGCTCGCTCGGCGGCCTTGGCAGCCGCCGCGACGGCAGAACCGCGGCCGAAGAAAAAACCACATGCCAAGCCGTGGTTCGAAGAGGTGTTCGAAGAGGATTACCTGCGAACGCTGCCGTTTCTGACGCCTAAGGCGACCCAAGCCGAGGCGGTGTTTATCATGCAGTCGCTGGGGCTGCAGCCCGGCGCCTCCGTGCTAGATGTCGGCAGCGGATATGGTCGCCATGCGCTCGAGCTGGCGGCGCGAGGGATGCAGGTCGTGGCCTTCGATCTGTCGCTGCCGCTGCTCTTGCGAGGCGCGGACGAGGCGGAGCGGCGCGGCCTCGCCGTGCAATTCGTCCACGGCGACATGCGCGACCTTGATTTTGACGCGCAGTTTGACGGCGCCTATTGTTGGTTTTCGACCTTTGGCTATTTCGACGACGACAACAACCGCAAGACGGCGGCCAATATTTGCCGGGCGCTCAAGCCTGGCGCACGCGTCGTCATCGAGGTGCTCAATCGCGACTATATCGTCAGCGATCTGCCAACGCGTGTGTGGTGGGAGGGCGATGGCTGCGTGGTGCTGGAAGAAGTGGAATTTAATTACTTCACCTCGCGCCTGCAATCGTCGCGTTCGGTGGTCTTCGATGACGGGCGCCAGCTCGAACAAGAGCTGTCGATTCGATCGTATTCGCTGCACGAGCTCGGCAAGCTCCTGCACGCCGCGGGGTTCAAAGTCGTCGATGTTTCGGGAAATTTGGCTACGCCCGGGCGCTTTTTAGGCCCGCTGTCGCGCCACCTGATCGTGGTTGCCGAGAAGCGCGTCGACGCCGATGCGGTAGCTCCTAGCGAAAAAAAAGCGGATCGGGAATAG
- a CDS encoding dephospho-CoA kinase — MITLGLTGGIASGKSTVAARLRQLGAAVIDADGLTRELVRPGSVALREITARFGAAVLGAGGALDRAALASIVFADDEARRELEAILHPRIWKAACAERDRLGELGYHVVFYEAALLVETGTYKQLDGLIVVTAPPEVQQRRVVARDGHAPKQAAARIAAQLPLADKVRLANWVIDNTGDEPELIRQVDALVKTLEAGFGPLTITEARGRKAPRRPAATSIARHAPVLADHYTTLIVGAPHPIALACATHLAAPEHVRVYLLSTQAAAPAMEQWAAASPFGARLTVLVGDAAHMHLGLSADEYSDLRQQLTSIVVIDETDDDDALGHAAWQGELVARQVLALATQAAAIDHVTYLSSTFVAGNDPGPYLESMAPTLGPWLFRYDEQKARVEAVYAAMRTQLPIVIARASACIDLAEDAVAQLAGNRLLAWMARHPHLPLPVPPWAQVHVVEASYVAEALAVLSRHRAAAGKTFHLISDALPVPTFSALMHHQGRARWGHGVMPLLQRLARQPRLAAHATRLARHAVPAALRPMRDTIYHQQSAASLLGPLGIKPRRAQDLVAEAVAQLPRAS, encoded by the coding sequence ATGATAACCCTTGGCCTTACGGGTGGCATCGCATCGGGCAAAAGCACGGTGGCCGCACGGCTACGCCAACTCGGCGCCGCGGTCATCGATGCCGACGGCCTGACCCGCGAGCTGGTACGCCCAGGCAGCGTCGCGCTACGCGAGATCACGGCTCGCTTTGGTGCCGCCGTGCTCGGCGCTGGAGGCGCGCTTGATCGCGCGGCGCTGGCGAGCATCGTTTTTGCCGATGATGAGGCGCGTCGCGAGCTCGAAGCCATATTGCATCCCCGCATTTGGAAGGCGGCCTGTGCCGAACGCGATCGCCTGGGTGAGCTTGGTTACCATGTCGTATTTTATGAGGCCGCGTTGCTGGTTGAGACCGGCACCTACAAGCAGCTCGACGGCTTGATCGTCGTCACCGCGCCCCCCGAGGTGCAACAACGACGCGTCGTCGCCCGCGACGGGCACGCGCCCAAACAAGCCGCGGCGCGCATTGCGGCGCAACTGCCGCTGGCGGACAAGGTACGGCTGGCCAACTGGGTCATCGACAATACCGGAGACGAGCCCGAGCTCATCAGGCAGGTCGATGCGCTCGTAAAAACGCTGGAGGCCGGTTTCGGTCCGCTCACGATCACCGAGGCGAGAGGGCGCAAGGCCCCCCGCCGGCCGGCCGCCACCTCGATCGCGCGGCATGCCCCGGTGCTGGCGGATCACTACACGACGCTAATCGTGGGCGCGCCCCACCCCATCGCCTTGGCGTGTGCGACGCACCTCGCGGCGCCCGAACACGTCCGCGTCTATCTGCTTTCGACCCAGGCCGCCGCGCCGGCCATGGAGCAATGGGCCGCGGCCTCGCCTTTTGGCGCAAGGCTCACCGTGCTGGTAGGCGACGCCGCGCACATGCATCTCGGGCTTTCGGCGGACGAGTATAGCGATCTGCGGCAGCAACTAACCTCCATCGTTGTCATTGATGAGACCGACGACGACGATGCCCTCGGCCACGCCGCTTGGCAAGGCGAGTTGGTGGCGCGCCAGGTGCTGGCCCTTGCGACGCAAGCCGCCGCCATCGATCACGTGACGTATCTTTCGAGCACGTTCGTCGCGGGCAATGATCCAGGGCCGTACCTTGAATCGATGGCGCCGACGCTGGGGCCGTGGCTCTTTCGCTACGACGAGCAAAAGGCTCGCGTCGAGGCGGTGTACGCCGCGATGCGAACCCAACTTCCGATCGTGATCGCGCGCGCGAGTGCGTGCATTGATCTTGCCGAGGACGCGGTGGCACAACTCGCCGGCAATCGCTTGCTGGCGTGGATGGCGCGGCACCCACACCTGCCCCTGCCCGTGCCGCCATGGGCGCAGGTGCACGTCGTGGAGGCATCCTACGTGGCCGAGGCGTTAGCCGTGCTTTCGCGCCACCGGGCCGCGGCGGGCAAGACCTTCCATTTGATCAGCGATGCGCTGCCCGTGCCGACGTTTTCCGCGCTCATGCACCATCAAGGGCGTGCGCGTTGGGGGCATGGCGTGATGCCGCTCTTGCAACGCCTCGCGCGCCAACCGCGGCTCGCGGCGCATGCGACGCGCCTCGCGCGGCACGCCGTGCCGGCGGCGTTGCGGCCCATGCGCGACACCATTTATCATCAACAATCGGCGGCCTCGTTGCTGGGCCCGCTGGGGATCAAGCCACGCCGCGCGCAGGACCTGGTCGCGGAAGCCGTCGCGCAATTGCCCCGCGCGAGCTAA
- a CDS encoding sigma-70 family RNA polymerase sigma factor, whose translation MTPSQELRLAQAYREASLAVWRHALRRPETVFAVLAHRGAVPQAWLDEVRTRVGRPRSGRARDEAARVMRDADEDRAAYQALVAAARGARRAGTHPTMSSAQSAAADAAVAAYWRELGALAHEAERIRNQFVEHNLRLVVSVAKRYRHGGMAMIDLISEGNLGLVRAVERFLPERGFRFSTYATWWIRHAIGRAVSDRGRSIRIPVHMLEAIHKLGALERAYLRAYGENPDVDYLAAQLGMSPERTRELVTWRSEHAVSIDAPARQDGEHTLGESLCDPESDAAPQRELEVASSFRAVTAAMRELSPVEAAILRARYGLGNDHEQTLQELGARHQLSRERIRQLQEQSLRKLRKLLGEAAAS comes from the coding sequence ATGACTCCGTCGCAGGAATTGAGGTTGGCGCAGGCGTATCGCGAGGCGAGCCTCGCCGTATGGCGGCACGCGCTGCGGCGGCCCGAGACGGTGTTTGCCGTGTTGGCACATCGGGGCGCCGTGCCACAGGCGTGGCTCGATGAGGTGCGGACTCGCGTTGGACGGCCGCGCAGCGGGCGCGCGCGCGATGAGGCCGCCAGGGTGATGCGTGATGCAGATGAAGACCGAGCGGCCTATCAGGCGCTTGTCGCCGCCGCGCGTGGTGCGCGCCGTGCTGGCACGCATCCCACCATGTCGTCGGCGCAGTCGGCGGCGGCGGACGCGGCGGTCGCCGCATATTGGCGCGAGCTTGGCGCGCTTGCCCACGAGGCCGAGCGGATCCGCAATCAATTTGTCGAGCACAATCTGCGGCTGGTGGTCAGCGTCGCCAAGCGCTATCGCCATGGTGGCATGGCAATGATCGATCTAATCTCCGAGGGCAACCTTGGGCTGGTCCGCGCGGTCGAGCGCTTTTTGCCCGAGCGAGGGTTTCGCTTCTCGACGTATGCCACGTGGTGGATCCGCCATGCCATCGGCCGGGCGGTCTCTGATCGAGGTCGGAGCATCCGCATTCCGGTGCACATGCTAGAGGCCATCCACAAGCTAGGCGCCCTTGAGCGGGCGTATCTGCGTGCCTATGGCGAAAATCCCGATGTCGACTATCTTGCGGCGCAGCTTGGCATGTCGCCCGAACGCACGCGCGAGCTAGTGACGTGGCGTTCTGAACACGCGGTGTCAATCGACGCGCCCGCCCGGCAAGACGGCGAGCACACGCTTGGCGAGTCACTATGTGACCCCGAGTCTGACGCGGCACCGCAGCGCGAGCTCGAGGTGGCGTCGAGCTTTCGCGCGGTCACCGCCGCGATGCGTGAGCTGTCGCCGGTGGAGGCGGCCATCCTGCGGGCGCGCTATGGCCTGGGCAACGACCACGAACAGACGCTGCAGGAACTCGGCGCTCGCCACCAACTCTCGCGTGAACGCATCAGGCAGCTGCAAGAGCAATCTTTGCGCAAGCTGCGCAAGCTGCTCGGCGAGGCGGCGGCTAGCTAG
- the psd gene encoding phosphatidylserine decarboxylase (Phosphatidylserine decarboxylase is synthesized as a single chain precursor. Generation of the pyruvoyl active site from a Ser is coupled to cleavage of a Gly-Ser bond between the larger (beta) and smaller (alpha chains). It is an integral membrane protein.), with the protein MWPTRLYSRTVQSLANLPLPKAARGTVISGFARVVGANVAEAEKPAAAYRSLGDFFGRKLRDGARQLDVAPGVLAAPCDGVVMSLGTIEDDGTIIGAKGVDYAVNDLLALPDGVTSEFAGGQFAVIYLSPKDYHRVHAPVTCQLRGYRYVPGALWPVSPFFVRHVRGLFARNERVVFELTPDVALIMVSAVGVGHVRVKHWPSAADMNPDAAEHGFETGHLRGKIWEQAVDVAITAGDELGTFLLGSTVVLLFRAGTARLALTPGHSVRVGESIGTFAVSSPPAARGRDGRF; encoded by the coding sequence ATGTGGCCGACTCGTCTCTATTCGCGCACGGTGCAATCCCTTGCCAACCTACCGTTGCCCAAGGCGGCGCGCGGGACGGTTATTTCGGGGTTTGCGAGGGTCGTTGGCGCCAATGTCGCCGAAGCGGAGAAGCCGGCGGCGGCGTATCGCTCGCTGGGCGATTTTTTTGGCCGCAAGTTGCGCGATGGCGCCCGTCAGCTGGACGTCGCCCCCGGCGTGCTCGCCGCGCCCTGCGACGGCGTGGTGATGAGCCTTGGGACCATTGAAGACGACGGCACCATCATTGGCGCCAAGGGCGTCGATTACGCGGTGAATGACTTGTTGGCGCTGCCCGACGGCGTGACCAGCGAATTTGCAGGCGGCCAATTTGCGGTGATCTATTTGTCACCGAAGGACTATCACCGCGTCCATGCGCCCGTGACGTGTCAGTTGCGCGGCTATCGCTACGTGCCGGGCGCGTTGTGGCCAGTTTCGCCGTTTTTTGTGCGCCACGTGCGCGGCTTGTTCGCGCGCAACGAGCGGGTTGTGTTCGAGCTTACGCCTGACGTCGCGCTGATCATGGTGTCCGCCGTGGGCGTCGGGCATGTGCGCGTCAAGCACTGGCCAAGCGCCGCCGATATGAACCCCGACGCGGCCGAGCATGGTTTTGAGACAGGGCATTTGCGCGGCAAAATATGGGAACAAGCGGTCGATGTGGCGATTACCGCCGGGGATGAGCTCGGGACCTTCTTGCTGGGCTCCACCGTCGTGCTGTTGTTTAGAGCCGGCACCGCGCGCCTTGCGCTCACGCCGGGCCATAGCGTCCGCGTCGGAGAATCAATCGGCACCTTTGCGGTGTCGTCACCACCAGCAGCAAGGGGACGCGATGGCCGATTCTGA